From Rutidosis leptorrhynchoides isolate AG116_Rl617_1_P2 chromosome 3, CSIRO_AGI_Rlap_v1, whole genome shotgun sequence, a single genomic window includes:
- the LOC139900681 gene encoding small ribosomal subunit protein eS8-like — protein sequence MGSNVKWRALRLDTGNYPWGSDAVTRKTRILDVVYNSLNNELVKTQTLVKSAIVQVDAAPFKQWYLQHFGVDIGRKKKVAAAIATTKKDAEEGEGSTEEAKKSNHNYTYLQ from the exons ATGGGAAGTAATGTGAAATGGAGAGCCCTTAGATTGGACACTGGAAATTACCCTTGGGGGAGTGACGCAGTTACTCGCAAAACTCGTATTCTTGatgttgtatataactcattaaacAATGAGCTTGTGAAAACACAAACTCTTGTGAAAAGTGCTATAGTTCAAGTGGATGCAGCCCCATTTAAACAATGGTATTTGCAACATTTTGGGGTTGACATTGGCAGGAAGAAGAAAGTTGCTGCTGCTATCGCTACTACTAAGAAGGATGCCGAG GAAGGTGAAGGATCAACAGAAGAAGCGAAAAAGAGCAACCAT aattatacctacttgcaatag
- the LOC139900682 gene encoding uncharacterized protein yields the protein MGAGGWNLTFLAGTFQVVGVSSSITKCLGNGDTIKFWNDIWFCSERFSTLFHRIYMLEINKDASIAERITHSNGSSLGNWCWTRPPSGRAINEITELNNIVSSVTLCDKQDSWKYNLDSTGMFTTKSLALLINTLKLGGNALSLSIPRNKFLPQKVYIFIWRAIQKKIPVRFEIDKRGIDLDSTLCPLCELDIETTEHILGSCPKTSLIWKLVLDWWAQDNTLISNLNDAIINNQSFARNNFGSSLWQATK from the coding sequence ATGGGGGCGGGGGGTTGGAATCTAACGTTTCTtgcaggaacatttcaggtcgTAGGCGTCTCCTCTTCCATCACAAAATGTCTCGGAAATGGTGACACCATCAAATTTTGGAATGACATTTGGTTTTGTTCGGAACGTTTTAGCACACTTTTTCACAGAATTTACATGCTTGAGATCAACAAAGATGCATCTATCGCTGAAAGAATTACACATAGCAATGGATCTTCATTAGGTAATTGGTGCTGGACAAGGCCTCCATCTGGCCGGGCCATAAACGAAATTACGGAACTAAATAACATTGTATCTTCCGTTACACTATGCGACAAACAAGATTCCTGGAAATACAATTTAGACTCCACCGGAATGTTCACCACCAAATCTTTGGCACTTCTGATTAACACCCTAAAGCTTGGCGGTAATGCTCTAAGCTTATCGATTCCTCGTAACAAATTCCTGCCTCAAAAGGTATACATCTTCATCTGGAGAGCCATCCAAAAAAAGATTCCGGTTAGATTTGAAATTGACAAAAGGGGCATTGATCTAGATTCCACTCTATGCCCTTTATGCGAATTGGACATAGAAACCACCGAGCATATTCTCGGTTCTTGCCCCAAAACGTCACTAATATGGAAACTCGTCCTCGATTGGTGGGCCCAAGATAATACTCTAATCTCCAATCTTAACGATGCCATCATCAATAATCAATCCTTCGCTCGTAACAATTTCGGCTCTTCATTATGGCAAGCAACCAAATGA